From the genome of Streptomyces sp. NBC_00523:
CGCCTTGACGAGGCGTGGCTGTCCGCCGCGTGGAGCCACCCGACGACCCGGGTCTTCGTCGTCTCCGGGGGGCAGGTGCTGATCGACGACACCGACGACGGCACCGAGCTCGTGATGACGCCCGCCTTCGAGGCCCCCGTCACCGAGACCCACCGCTACTTCCTCGGCACCGACGCGGACGGCGTCAGCTACTTCGCCCTCCAGAAGGACACCCTGCCCGGCCGCATGGACCAGTCGGCGCGCCCGGCGGGGCTGCGCGAGGCGGGGATGCTGCTGGGCCCGCGCGACGCCGCCCTGATGGTGCACGCGGTGGCCCTGGAGAACTGGCAGCGGCTGCACCGCTTCTGCTCCCGCTGCGGCGAGCGCACGGTGATCGCGGCGGCCGGACACATCCGCCGCTGTCCGGCCTGCGGCGCCGAGCACTACCCGCGCACCGACCCGGCGGTCATCATGCTGGTCACGGACGACCAGGACCGGGCGCTGCTCGGCCGCCAGGTGCACTGGCCCGAGGGCCGCTTCTCCACGCTCGCCGGATTCGTGGAGCCGGGCGAGTCGATCGAGCAGTCCGTGGCCCGCGAGGTCTTCGAGGAGGCCGGCATCACGGTCGGCGAGGTCGAGTACGTCGCCAGCCAGCCCTGGCCGTTCCCGTCCAGCCTGATGCTGGGCTTCATGGCCCGCGCCAGCACGTTCGACATCACCGTGGACGGCGAGGAGATCGAGGAGGCGCGCTGGTTCTCCCGCGAGGAGCTGACCGCCGCCTTCGAGTCCGGCGAGATGCTGCCCCCGTTCGGCATCTCGATCGCCTCCCGGCTGATCGAGCTCTGGTACGGCAAGCCGCTCCCGAAGCCGGTGCGCGCGGGCGCCTGACCCGCGCCCGGACATGGCAGCGCCCCCACCGGTACGGGACCGGAGGGGGCGGGACCGCCCGGGGATCAGGCCCCGAGGGCCTGCTTCACCTGGGCGAGGCTCGGGTTCGTCATCACGACGTCCTCGCCGCCGCTCTCGGGGACCACCAGCACGGTCGGGACCGTCTGGTTTCCGCCATTGGCCTTCTCGACGAAGGCGGCCGACTCCGGGTCCTGCTCGATGTTGATCTCGGTGTAGGCGATGCCCTCGCGGTCCATCTGCCCCTTCAGCCGACGGCAGTAGCCGCACCAGGTGGTGCTGTACATCGTCACAGTGCCCGGCATGTCTTCGCGCTCCTCTGTCTCTTCGGTCCCGGCCGTCCCGTCACGCCCGGACGGGCCCCCACACGTCTGGTACGTCACACGGGGCCGGGGCGTGCGTGGCCGCACGCCAGGTGAACGTATGCGACCCGGCCGCCATTCCCGCCCCCGGGGCCCTTGCGGGGGCGGGCACCGGACCTGTGTGCGGACTGCTGCCGCACTAGTACGACGGATACCTCACCCCTGTGGACAACCGCCGCACGCGTCTTGGGCGACCTGGCAGCATGGCGGGGTGACATCAGCGACGCACTCCACCCTCTTCCCCCGGGTCCCGGACACCGCGGACGCCGTCCTCGACGGGCTCGACCCCGAGCAGCGCGAGGTGGCCACGGCCCTGCGGGGCCCGGTGTGCGTGCTGGCCGGAGCCGGTACGGGCAAGACGCGGGCCATCACGCACCGCATCGCCTACGGGGTGCGCGCGGGGATCCTCCAGCCGTCGAGCGTCCTGGCCGTCACCTTCACCAACCGGGCGGCGGGCGAGATGCGCGGCCGCCTGCGCCAGCTCGGCGCCGGCGGGGTGCAGGCGCGCACGTTCCACTCCGCGGCCCTGCGCCAGCTCCAGTACTTCTGGCCGAAAGCGGTCGGTGGCGAGCTGCCCCGGCTCCTTGAGCGCAAGGTCCAGCTGGTGGCCGAGGCGGCGGCCCGCAGCGGTCTGCGCCTCGACCGCAACGAGCTGCGCGACGTCACGAGCGAGATCGAGTGGGCCAAGGTCACCCAGACCGTCCCCGCCGACTACCCGGCGGTGGTCGCCAAGGCCCAGCGGGACGCCCCGCGCGACCCGGCGGAGATCGCCAAGGTCTACGAGACCTACGAGGAGCTGAAGCGCGAGCGCACGGTGATCGACTTCGAGGACGTGCTGCTCCTCACCGTCGGCATCCTCCAGGACCGGCACGACATCGCCGCCCATGTCCGCCGCCAGTACCAGCACTTCGTCGTGGACGAGTACCAGGACGTGAGCCCGCTCCAGCAGCGGCTGCTCGACCTCTGGCTCGGCGACCGGGACAGCCTCTGCGTCGTCGGCGACGCCGGGCAGACGATCTACTCGTTCACCGGGGCCACCCCGGACCACCTGCTCAACTTCCGCACCCGCCACCCCGGCGCGACCGTCGTCAAGCTGGTCCGCGACTACCGCTCCACCCCGCAGGTGGTCCACCTGGCCAACGGGCTGCTCTCCCAGGCCACCGGCCGGGCCGCCGAGCACCGCCTCGACCTGGTCTCGCAGCGGGAGCGCGGCCCCGAGCCCGCCTTCGTGGAGTACGCGGACGAGCCCGCCGAGGCCGAGGGCACCGCCCGCCGCATCCGCGACCTGATCGCTGCGGGCGTCCCGGCCGGCGAGATCGCGGTGCTCTACCGGATCAACGCCCAGTCCGAGGTCTACGAGCAGGCCCTCGCGGACGCGGGCGTGCCCTACCAGCTCCGGGGCGCCGAGCGGTTCTTCGAGCGCGCGGAGGTCCGCGAGGCGGGCGTGGCCCTGCGCGGCGCGGCCCGTGCGGGGGGCAATGACTCCCTGCTGGACCACGCGGACGACCTTCCCGCCGAGGTGCGCGCGGTGCTTTCCACGACGGGCTGGCGCAGTGAGCCGCCCACCGGGTCCGGCGCGGTGCGCGACCGCTGGGAGTCCCTGGCCGCGCTCGTCAGGCTCGCCGAGGACTTCGAGCGGGCCCACCCGGGGGCGACGCTCTCCGACCTGGTCGCCGAGCTGGACGAGCGGGCCGCCGCCCAGCACGCGCCCACGGTCCAGGGCGTCACCCTGGCCTCGCTGCACTCCGCGAAGGGCCTGGAGTGGGACGCGGTGTTCCTGGTCGGGCTGACCGAGGGCATGATGCCGATCACCTACGCCAAGACGCCGGAGCAGATCGAGGAGGAGCGCCGCCTGCTGTACGTCGGCGTCACCCGGGCCCGCTTCCACCTCGCCCTGTCCTGGTCGCTCTCCCGGTCGCCCGGCGGCCGCCCCGGGCGCCGCCCGACCCGCTTCCTGAACGGGCTCCGCCCCGGCTCCACGGGCCCCGGCGGCCGGAGTGCGGCGGCGGCCGGCCCGGGCGGCGTCTGGGCCGGCGACGGCTTCCGGAGCGGCGAGGGCGGGGCGGCCGGTGGCGGCGGCGAGGGGCGGTCGGCGGCGGCCAGGCGGAAGCCCCGGACGCCGGCCCGGTGCCGGGTCTGCGGCAAGACGCTGACGGACGCCGGCGAGATGAAGCTGATGCGCTGCGACGACTGTCCGTCCGACATGGACGAGGCGCTGTACGAGCGGCTGCACGACTGGCGGGCGGGCCGGGCGAAGGAGATCGGCCAGCCCGCCTACTGCGTGTTCACCGACCGGACGCTGATGGCCATTGCGGAGGCGGTGCCCGGCAGCGAGGGCGAGCTGGCCGGGATCCCCGGGGTCGGCGCGCGGAAGCTGGGCCGCTTCGGCGCCGCCGTTCTCGACATCTGCGCAGGTGGGGACGGATGTGAGGGTGACGCGGAGGTCGCCGGGGAGATGTGAGAAAAACTCGTCGCAAAAATAGTTTGCGCCCGCCCCAGTCGTCACCATAGGTTCTTAACCACGGAAACAGCGGCTTCTCTGAAGCCCTGGATCCGTGCTGTACTTATCCGAATACGCAGGACCGGCCCGCCGGTCCCCCCGAGACGCCGAGAGGAGGCGATTGAAGTGATCAGCATCATCGAGACCAACAAAATGACCGATCTCTCGGTCGTCTCCGCCTGCTCGCTCGGCCTTCTCGCCCGTGCCCCGAAGTCCTCCCTGCGCGCCACCGGTGTGTCCGGCGTCTCCGCCGTCATTCCGATGTCCCTGGCCGGCCTTCCCGTGCGGGAGCGCAATGAGCGACCGACCCAGGCACCGGCAGCAGCAGTAGCGAAGGGACAGGCCCCGGCCTATGCCTTTGCGGCCGTCGGTGCGGGAGCGGAAGCCGGCGTCACCGAGCAGACGAAGCACCACCACACGATGTGGGCCTTCCGTGGGCCTGAACCCTGGAGTGATCCAGCCTGATCCAGCATCAGGCCGGCGCCTTCAGGGCCGCGGAACCCCACTCGGGATCCGCGGCCCTTTTGTTTTGCCTCAACGGGCGAGACAACGAGAAGGGGCCTCGGGACAAGCAGGACCTGGTACCAGCCGCCCCCCGGCCAACAGGCCGGAAACGACCAGACGAGGACACCACCACCGTGCAACTCGAAGCGCACGCCCCGTCCGTACCGCCTTCCGACACGATCTCCCCGCCCGGCCTCACGGAGGACTCCACCTTGACCCCCCTCACCGCGCTCACCGCGCTCACCGCGCTCGACGACGCCATCGAGAACCTCGGTGTACCCGTCCCCTGCCGCGCCTACGACCCGGAGGTCTTCTTCGCGGAGTCGCCGGCCGACGTCGAGTACGCCAAGTCCCTCTGCCGCACCTGCCCGCTGGTCGAGGCGTGTCTCGCCGGCGCCAAGGAGCGCCGCGAGCCGTGGGGTGTCTGGGGTGGTGAGCTCTTCATCCAGGGCGTCGTCGTCGCCCGGAAGCGGCCGCGTGGCCGTCCGCGCAAGAACCCGGTCGCGGCGTGACCGCCGACCTGGGGGTCCCGGCCCCCAAGCCCATGAAGCGCATCGGAACCATCGACCGTCCCCTGACCCACGATCCCCGAAACCAGGCTCCAATGACCATCCCCACCCCCGCGTCCGAGCCCGCAGGCTCCGCGACCCCAGACGTCACCATCATCGGCGCGAACGACTCGCGTCAGAACAGGACCCGCGAAATGCAACTCATCCCAGAAGCCCTGGCCCGTGCGCATATGCACGAGCGCATGCGCGAAGCCGACGCGAACCGTCAGGCCGTGCGCCTGATCTCCGCCCGGCGGATGCAGCGCCGCGCCGAGCGCGCCTCGATGCGCGCCCGCCGCGCGCTGGCCATGGCCGTCATGCACTGACCCGGCCCGGCCGGCCACGGAGGCCCCGCCCGGACGCAGCCGCTCTCTGCGCCCGGCGGGCCAGGCCTCCCAGCGTCACCCGCGCAGCAGGACCCCACCCCCGGGGCCGATCCGTCCAACGGACCGGCCCCGGGGGCGTTTGCGTGCGGGGCGCGGCGGGGGCCCGCCCGGCGGGCCCGGACCGCCGAGGCCACCCGACCCGGCTAGCCGGCGTCCACCGTTTCGGCAGACCTCGGTGCCGGCGGCACGTGCTCCGGATCCTGGCCCTTCGCGCCGGGGTCGTCTGGGCCCCCGTCGTCCGATCCCTCGTCGCCCGCGAAGGCTTCCGGGACTTCCAGATCCGTCACGTC
Proteins encoded in this window:
- the nudC gene encoding NAD(+) diphosphatase translates to MSTFDNATTDRPIGLTAPSGIDRAAHHRLDEAWLSAAWSHPTTRVFVVSGGQVLIDDTDDGTELVMTPAFEAPVTETHRYFLGTDADGVSYFALQKDTLPGRMDQSARPAGLREAGMLLGPRDAALMVHAVALENWQRLHRFCSRCGERTVIAAAGHIRRCPACGAEHYPRTDPAVIMLVTDDQDRALLGRQVHWPEGRFSTLAGFVEPGESIEQSVAREVFEEAGITVGEVEYVASQPWPFPSSLMLGFMARASTFDITVDGEEIEEARWFSREELTAAFESGEMLPPFGISIASRLIELWYGKPLPKPVRAGA
- a CDS encoding mycoredoxin, whose amino-acid sequence is MPGTVTMYSTTWCGYCRRLKGQMDREGIAYTEINIEQDPESAAFVEKANGGNQTVPTVLVVPESGGEDVVMTNPSLAQVKQALGA
- a CDS encoding ATP-dependent DNA helicase UvrD2; the encoded protein is MTSATHSTLFPRVPDTADAVLDGLDPEQREVATALRGPVCVLAGAGTGKTRAITHRIAYGVRAGILQPSSVLAVTFTNRAAGEMRGRLRQLGAGGVQARTFHSAALRQLQYFWPKAVGGELPRLLERKVQLVAEAAARSGLRLDRNELRDVTSEIEWAKVTQTVPADYPAVVAKAQRDAPRDPAEIAKVYETYEELKRERTVIDFEDVLLLTVGILQDRHDIAAHVRRQYQHFVVDEYQDVSPLQQRLLDLWLGDRDSLCVVGDAGQTIYSFTGATPDHLLNFRTRHPGATVVKLVRDYRSTPQVVHLANGLLSQATGRAAEHRLDLVSQRERGPEPAFVEYADEPAEAEGTARRIRDLIAAGVPAGEIAVLYRINAQSEVYEQALADAGVPYQLRGAERFFERAEVREAGVALRGAARAGGNDSLLDHADDLPAEVRAVLSTTGWRSEPPTGSGAVRDRWESLAALVRLAEDFERAHPGATLSDLVAELDERAAAQHAPTVQGVTLASLHSAKGLEWDAVFLVGLTEGMMPITYAKTPEQIEEERRLLYVGVTRARFHLALSWSLSRSPGGRPGRRPTRFLNGLRPGSTGPGGRSAAAAGPGGVWAGDGFRSGEGGAAGGGGEGRSAAARRKPRTPARCRVCGKTLTDAGEMKLMRCDDCPSDMDEALYERLHDWRAGRAKEIGQPAYCVFTDRTLMAIAEAVPGSEGELAGIPGVGARKLGRFGAAVLDICAGGDGCEGDAEVAGEM
- a CDS encoding WhiB family transcriptional regulator, coding for MQLEAHAPSVPPSDTISPPGLTEDSTLTPLTALTALTALDDAIENLGVPVPCRAYDPEVFFAESPADVEYAKSLCRTCPLVEACLAGAKERREPWGVWGGELFIQGVVVARKRPRGRPRKNPVAA